A part of Acidisarcina sp. genomic DNA contains:
- a CDS encoding dipeptide epimerase — protein sequence MNRRQYLKMSGAAALLPLGAMTMTTDAAVSTGPSKVECTLKRLNLRHTWTTTMSSSEYRDTVQLALTRDGITGYGEGAPIVRYKEYPETAKQAIDANLSKIAVGDPFQYRKMLAGVREALGEHQHAALAAVDLAVFDWLGKKLDVPLYRLFGIDPADAPVTDFSIGIDTPEITRQKTREAAEFAILKVKVGLKTDEETISAVRSVTSKPLRVDANEGWTDKEEAIRKINWLESQGVQLVEQPMPAHMIEETRYLRSKVHLPIIADEACTDVSMIPHLVDAYDGINVKLDKSGGILEALRWIEVARAAKMKVMIGCMVSSSCTVTAAAHLAALADYVDLDGNLLIANDPWQGVRVEKGRLLLPSRSGLGLIPT from the coding sequence ATGAATCGACGGCAGTATCTGAAGATGAGCGGAGCGGCGGCGCTGCTGCCGCTGGGAGCCATGACCATGACAACTGATGCGGCCGTGTCCACAGGGCCATCCAAGGTCGAGTGCACTCTCAAGCGGCTCAACCTGCGCCACACGTGGACGACCACTATGTCCTCCAGTGAGTATCGCGACACCGTCCAGCTCGCGCTTACGCGTGACGGCATCACCGGCTACGGCGAGGGCGCGCCAATCGTCCGCTACAAGGAATATCCTGAAACGGCGAAGCAGGCCATCGATGCGAACCTTTCGAAGATCGCCGTCGGCGATCCCTTCCAGTACCGCAAAATGCTCGCTGGCGTGCGCGAGGCGCTCGGCGAGCATCAGCACGCTGCTCTTGCTGCCGTAGATCTCGCAGTCTTCGATTGGCTCGGCAAGAAGCTCGACGTGCCGCTCTACAGACTGTTCGGCATTGACCCTGCTGACGCGCCCGTCACTGACTTTTCCATCGGTATTGACACACCCGAGATCACGCGCCAGAAAACTCGTGAAGCTGCGGAATTTGCCATCCTCAAAGTGAAGGTTGGCCTGAAGACTGACGAGGAAACCATATCCGCTGTCCGCAGCGTCACGAGCAAGCCGTTGCGCGTCGATGCGAACGAAGGTTGGACCGACAAAGAAGAAGCCATCCGCAAGATCAACTGGTTGGAGTCTCAGGGCGTCCAGCTCGTCGAGCAGCCCATGCCGGCGCACATGATCGAGGAGACGCGCTACCTGCGCAGCAAGGTCCATCTGCCGATCATCGCTGACGAAGCCTGCACCGACGTCAGCATGATTCCTCATCTCGTGGATGCCTACGACGGCATCAACGTGAAGCTCGACAAGTCGGGCGGCATACTCGAGGCGCTTCGCTGGATCGAGGTTGCACGCGCCGCAAAGATGAAGGTGATGATTGGCTGCATGGTCTCCAGCTCCTGCACTGTCACGGCTGCTGCTCACCTGGCCGCTCTCGCCGACTACGTCGACCTGGATGGAAACCTCCTGATAGCCAACGATCCGTGGCAAGGGGTACGCGTCGAAAAAGGAAGACTGTTGTTGCCCTCCCGGTCGGGACTGGGCCTCATCCCGACATAG
- a CDS encoding GntR family transcriptional regulator gives MVRSEKRVQKAAEAGGRMPHLDRRSGIPLYHQIQQHLLRQIESGELPPGTPMPAIDKIARRMGVSLMTVRQAVRALSEMGVVYSRQGKGTFICGTKLERDFRQVLSFTEEAGARGAVASSRVLSFEEQKPETDVRKALRLRSGERIYCLRRVRYGDTVPMGIESSCLPVRLCPGLPQKLNPEGSLYAALAEQYGIQLMVTDEVVEVGNASAEEARLLEVAPRSPVFFFTRTSYLEDGTPAEYVKSVYPGDRYKIVNRLMRLKRIRV, from the coding sequence ATGGTTCGATCTGAAAAGCGAGTCCAGAAAGCAGCAGAGGCAGGCGGGCGCATGCCGCATCTCGACCGCAGAAGCGGCATCCCACTCTACCATCAAATTCAGCAGCATCTGCTTCGTCAAATCGAGTCTGGCGAGTTGCCGCCGGGCACGCCCATGCCCGCCATCGACAAGATCGCGCGCCGCATGGGCGTTAGCCTCATGACCGTGCGCCAGGCCGTCCGTGCACTCTCTGAGATGGGCGTCGTCTATAGCCGCCAGGGGAAGGGAACCTTCATCTGCGGAACCAAGCTCGAACGTGACTTTCGCCAGGTGCTCTCCTTCACCGAGGAAGCCGGGGCTCGCGGTGCCGTCGCCAGTTCGCGCGTCCTCTCGTTCGAGGAACAGAAGCCTGAGACGGATGTACGCAAAGCGCTGCGTCTGCGCTCCGGCGAGCGCATCTACTGCCTGCGCCGCGTGCGCTATGGCGACACCGTGCCCATGGGTATTGAGAGCAGTTGCCTTCCTGTGCGTCTCTGTCCCGGCCTTCCGCAAAAGCTCAACCCCGAAGGCTCGCTCTACGCGGCGCTCGCTGAGCAATACGGCATTCAGCTGATGGTCACCGACGAAGTCGTTGAAGTGGGCAACGCCAGCGCCGAGGAAGCGCGTCTGCTCGAGGTGGCGCCACGCAGTCCCGTCTTCTTCTTCACCCGCACGTCGTATCTCGAAGATGGTACTCCGGCCGAGTACGTCAAATCCGTCTATCCCGGTGACCGCTATAAGATCGTGAACCGCCTTATGCGGCTCAAGCGCATCCGCGTCTGA
- a CDS encoding SH3 domain-containing C40 family peptidase, whose protein sequence is MIAHRRRKQVQKAATNAWQSKHNAENIVTILGLFCSNHAQSLAGGIAVLLALLLSVAAAVAQKSTPQSDLVIAQPVANMHAHAAAESEVVSQVLYGTGVLALEKQGDWTHVRTADGYTGWVAASDMRPQGATLYAPEGRSIHVVALSANIYEEPDVTRRPALLQLPWEAILETVPQPSPPDIRWLKVRLVDHRTAWVQRGDVGTDTAPLTIDETIALARRFLGVTYTWGGVSSFGFDCSGFTQMLIRRRGIEMPRDADLQATWSGAEPVERKDLAPGDLLFFGASPAKITHTGMYIGHGEFIHDTTHDHPGVQISRLDDMPWTKLFVAARRVK, encoded by the coding sequence ATGATCGCGCACAGGAGACGCAAACAGGTGCAGAAGGCAGCGACGAACGCATGGCAATCGAAACACAATGCAGAGAACATCGTGACGATACTTGGCCTCTTTTGTTCAAACCACGCGCAGTCTCTCGCAGGCGGCATTGCGGTGCTTCTAGCCCTGCTCCTGTCCGTGGCCGCTGCAGTCGCGCAGAAGTCCACCCCTCAGTCTGACCTGGTCATTGCGCAGCCGGTGGCCAATATGCACGCGCACGCAGCCGCCGAGAGCGAAGTCGTCTCGCAGGTGCTCTACGGCACCGGCGTGCTCGCGCTTGAAAAGCAAGGCGACTGGACGCATGTACGTACTGCCGACGGTTACACCGGATGGGTCGCCGCTTCCGACATGCGCCCGCAGGGTGCCACGCTGTATGCCCCAGAGGGCCGAAGCATCCACGTCGTCGCGCTCAGCGCCAACATCTATGAAGAGCCCGACGTCACGCGTCGCCCGGCGTTGCTGCAATTGCCATGGGAAGCGATCCTCGAAACCGTGCCTCAACCCTCGCCACCAGATATCCGCTGGCTCAAGGTGCGGCTCGTCGATCACCGTACCGCCTGGGTGCAGCGCGGCGATGTTGGCACGGATACCGCGCCGCTCACCATCGACGAGACCATCGCCCTCGCGCGTCGCTTCCTCGGCGTGACCTACACGTGGGGCGGAGTCAGCAGCTTCGGTTTCGACTGTTCCGGGTTCACCCAGATGCTCATTCGACGCCGCGGCATCGAAATGCCCCGCGACGCAGATCTTCAGGCGACGTGGTCGGGTGCTGAGCCCGTCGAGCGCAAGGATCTCGCGCCAGGCGATCTGCTTTTCTTCGGCGCGAGTCCAGCGAAAATTACACACACCGGCATGTACATCGGCCACGGTGAATTCATTCACGACACGACTCACGATCATCCAGGCGTGCAGATCAGCCGGCTGGATGACATGCCGTGGACAAAGTTGTTTGTGGCAGCGCGGAGAGTGAAATGA